One SAR202 cluster bacterium DNA segment encodes these proteins:
- a CDS encoding IS1595 family transposase — protein MSRKLKCPRCGHPRAWKVRRDKLRCAACRYEWTPKPLPLGLTVAEWRRLLRWFVLGHTAMTVARETRLKRKKVLKSLLLVREAMIKDIPTALSGDVEVDVTYLGGKRRAGRRREQSQNAPPHKGSARQPILGILRRGGQVWATPVPDVRAGTLLPLLHKLVKQGSVVYTDSFRAHSGLPLRGSARDLVDAPPGFADAKGGHVNSLKSFWGYLKRRLSNKGGIRRERLPLYIGESIWRYNNRGLSIPEQVKNCCV, from the coding sequence ATGTCGCGAAAGCTCAAATGCCCCAGGTGCGGCCACCCCAGGGCCTGGAAGGTACGCCGTGACAAGCTCCGATGCGCCGCCTGCCGCTACGAATGGACGCCCAAGCCCCTCCCCCTGGGCCTCACCGTGGCCGAATGGCGCCGCCTCCTGCGATGGTTCGTCCTCGGCCACACTGCCATGACTGTCGCCAGGGAGACGCGCCTGAAGCGCAAAAAGGTCCTCAAGTCCCTTCTTCTGGTGCGCGAGGCTATGATTAAAGACATCCCCACCGCCCTCTCCGGCGATGTGGAAGTGGATGTCACCTATCTGGGCGGCAAGCGCCGCGCCGGACGCCGCCGCGAGCAGTCTCAGAACGCACCACCGCACAAAGGCTCCGCCAGGCAGCCCATCCTCGGTATCCTGCGTCGCGGCGGCCAGGTCTGGGCTACGCCGGTGCCGGACGTCAGGGCCGGAACCCTACTACCGCTGCTTCACAAGCTGGTCAAGCAAGGCTCCGTGGTCTATACCGACTCTTTCCGCGCCCACTCCGGTCTTCCCCTTCGAGGCAGCGCCCGCGATCTAGTCGACGCCCCTCCGGGCTTCGCCGACGCTAAAGGCGGCCATGTAAACAGCCTCAAGAGCTTCTGGGGCTATCTAAAGCGCCGCCTCTCTAATAAGGGCGGCATTCGGCGGGAGCGTTTACCTCTTTATATAGGGGAGAGCATCTGGCGTTATAACAACCGCGGACTATCTATCCCGGAACAGGTAAAAAATTGCTGCGTCTGA
- a CDS encoding pilus assembly protein, with protein sequence MAKGRHRVKEWAGRRALLRREGGQAAFEFLMALPFFILVILLMVDMGLLTYQYVSVSNAAREGARHGAVNCGGAACSEDEVRTMTLDRSGGILTDASEIAVGWMDATGDGVSSGRGDSVVVSINHPYNFLFFPASIPVYACADMRLEQANGAAGLPAGSAC encoded by the coding sequence ATGGCTAAAGGTAGGCATCGAGTAAAGGAGTGGGCGGGGCGCCGCGCCCTTCTGCGGCGCGAGGGAGGGCAGGCGGCCTTTGAGTTCCTCATGGCCCTGCCGTTTTTCATCCTGGTAATCCTGCTGATGGTGGACATGGGGCTTCTTACATATCAATACGTGTCGGTGTCCAACGCAGCCAGGGAAGGGGCGCGGCACGGCGCCGTCAACTGCGGCGGCGCGGCATGCTCGGAAGATGAAGTCAGGACAATGACCCTGGACCGCTCCGGGGGCATTCTGACCGATGCGTCGGAGATAGCGGTGGGCTGGATGGACGCCACCGGCGATGGCGTCAGTTCCGGCCGGGGAGACTCGGTGGTCGTCAGCATCAACCATCCTTATAACTTCTTGTTCTTTCCCGCCAGCATCCCCGTCTACGCCTGCGCTGATATGCGTTTGGAGCAGGCCAACGGAGCGGCGGGACTGCCAGCCGGGTCGGCGTGCTAA
- the cpaB gene encoding Flp pilus assembly protein CpaB: MEKTWIGNPPKVRTVDRRLLVAAPIMGALAAGLIVAYLRSQASDGTASVIMRHVVVAAQEIQPGTKITASMVEIKSLPETAVSAGTVTSLDKAVGQTLRYPAARGEQISSLRLVEPPNAKALSFQIPQGARGFTIPVTVSHSPASLTVPGDFVDVLFTGPVANLGLMPPIGRNVVSVSGISGVVTLLQNIQVLAVQRAYVENGAPYDNTVRGEAPEKESVSYVTLALTPEQSELLWKAVSAKDGEITFALRAFGDSKISLGEAGTVR, from the coding sequence ATGGAAAAGACCTGGATTGGAAACCCGCCGAAGGTACGGACAGTGGACCGACGGCTGCTGGTGGCGGCGCCGATAATGGGAGCGCTGGCCGCCGGCCTGATTGTGGCGTATCTCAGGAGCCAGGCGTCGGACGGCACGGCATCGGTCATCATGCGGCATGTGGTAGTGGCGGCGCAGGAGATACAGCCCGGCACAAAGATTACGGCGTCCATGGTGGAGATAAAGAGCCTGCCGGAGACGGCGGTGTCGGCCGGCACGGTAACATCCCTGGACAAGGCGGTGGGGCAGACGCTGAGATACCCCGCGGCCAGAGGCGAGCAGATCAGCAGCCTGCGGCTGGTGGAGCCGCCAAACGCCAAGGCGCTGTCTTTCCAGATCCCCCAGGGCGCCCGCGGGTTCACTATACCTGTAACAGTGAGCCACAGCCCGGCGTCGCTGACGGTGCCGGGGGACTTTGTGGACGTTCTGTTCACCGGGCCCGTGGCAAATCTGGGCCTGATGCCGCCTATTGGAAGGAACGTGGTGTCGGTGAGCGGCATCAGCGGGGTGGTCACGCTGCTGCAGAATATCCAGGTTCTGGCGGTGCAGCGGGCATACGTGGAGAACGGCGCGCCCTACGACAACACGGTGCGTGGCGAGGCGCCGGAAAAGGAGAGCGTCAGCTACGTGACGCTGGCGCTGACCCCGGAACAGTCGGAGTTGCTGTGGAAGGCCGTGTCGGCGAAGGATGGCGAGATAACCTTTGCCCTGCGGGCCTTCGGCGATTCCAAGATAAGTCTTGGCGAGGCTGGCACGGTCCGCTAA
- a CDS encoding response regulator has product MRCGPRQPGQRRKAAQRAQMEIAGEVGYRMEAVTFAKSAGPDIILLTAEEPASRALETAEALTNILPATPIIICSSNNSPEAVRRALVLGARDYLLKPLQAGQLLEAVKTVMAQDKQRQMRREGQLPETEVRGMVITVTGGKGGIGKSVTSVNLSLALRRETGRSVAMVDADTHFGDVATLMDLTDRNKNLGTLLPVLEQVERHNVHEFLTPHSSGVRVLITPTDREVWENCSPDSLKRIISLLALTHDFVVVDTSGSFDKLVRACIEVSTLTLMVTTGEVYSVRDTAAAVRRLAAWGVGPERFKVLLNRTTPRDGIRREDLKAAINHDIFWEIPYDRKVPNSVQLGQPVLLEANRSKAALSYTLLAHSIGGKQRAAERRRGVPVLGGLLQWRRPQANKLLSGASVKS; this is encoded by the coding sequence GTGCGATGTGGACCCCGACAGCCGGGTCAGCGCAGGAAGGCGGCCCAGCGCGCGCAGATGGAGATCGCCGGAGAGGTGGGCTACAGGATGGAGGCCGTCACCTTTGCCAAGAGCGCCGGGCCGGACATTATTCTCCTTACGGCGGAGGAGCCGGCGTCCAGGGCGCTGGAGACAGCGGAGGCGCTGACTAACATTCTGCCCGCCACGCCTATAATCATCTGTTCCTCCAACAACAGCCCTGAGGCTGTCCGGCGCGCCCTGGTGCTGGGAGCGCGAGACTACCTTTTGAAACCGCTGCAAGCCGGCCAACTGCTGGAAGCCGTTAAGACGGTGATGGCCCAGGACAAGCAACGCCAGATGCGCCGTGAAGGGCAGCTTCCCGAAACCGAGGTCCGAGGCATGGTAATAACGGTAACAGGGGGCAAGGGCGGCATTGGCAAGAGCGTGACCAGCGTGAACCTTTCCCTGGCTTTGCGTCGGGAGACCGGCAGGTCCGTGGCGATGGTGGATGCGGACACTCATTTCGGCGACGTGGCGACGTTGATGGACCTGACGGACAGGAATAAAAACCTTGGAACCTTGCTGCCCGTGCTGGAGCAGGTGGAGCGGCACAACGTTCACGAGTTTCTGACGCCCCATAGCAGCGGCGTGCGGGTGTTGATTACCCCCACAGACAGGGAAGTGTGGGAGAACTGCAGTCCCGACTCTCTTAAGCGGATCATCAGCCTGCTGGCGCTGACCCACGATTTTGTGGTGGTAGACACCTCAGGCTCCTTCGATAAGCTGGTGCGCGCGTGCATAGAAGTCTCCACGCTGACGCTGATGGTCACCACAGGGGAGGTGTACAGCGTAAGGGACACGGCGGCGGCGGTGCGCCGCCTGGCGGCCTGGGGAGTTGGGCCGGAGCGTTTTAAGGTGTTGCTGAACCGCACGACGCCCCGGGACGGGATCAGGAGAGAGGACCTGAAGGCTGCTATAAACCATGACATTTTCTGGGAGATTCCCTACGACCGTAAGGTGCCAAATTCGGTGCAATTGGGTCAGCCGGTGCTGCTGGAGGCTAACAGGTCCAAGGCCGCGCTCAGCTACACGCTGCTGGCCCACTCCATAGGCGGGAAACAGAGGGCGGCGGAGCGGCGCCGCGGAGTGCCGGTGCTGGGCGGGCTGCTGCAGTGGAGACGGCCGCAAGCCAACAAATTATTAAGCGGAGCGAGCGTGAAATCATGA
- a CDS encoding CpaF family protein: MTQWQSLTKVQGAVVGAGNGETPAADLQIEDRLHQRLIQEIDERGLRGLDKERAREQVERAARSMAAQAFPELVGDAKEEVVANVVNEVTGLGPIEPLLLDYSVSEVMVNAPDQVYYERDGVIHKSSVAFRDEAHIYRIVERIVAVLGRHVDEGSPLVDARLQDGSRVNIIIPPLAPRSPTITIRKFRVDRYAMDDLIAIGTLSREMADFLGGCIKAKMNVVISGGSGSGKTTMLNAFSAFINNGERVVTVEDPIELRLQQQHVVQLEARPPSIEGKGEIGQRDLVRNALRMRPDRIIVGEVRGAEAFDMMQAMNTGHEGSLTTVHANSPRDALARIENMTMMAGFDMPVRVVREQMASALHVIVQLSRLVDGTRKIVQVTEVTGLEGSVVTLQDLYIYKQTGIEGGKAVGEMRATGLRPKFTERLQAYGVKLSENIFNTSRWG, from the coding sequence ATGACTCAGTGGCAATCTCTCACAAAGGTTCAAGGCGCTGTTGTCGGAGCAGGCAATGGAGAAACCCCGGCCGCGGACCTCCAGATTGAGGACAGGCTTCACCAGAGGCTGATTCAGGAGATAGACGAGCGAGGCTTGCGGGGTCTGGACAAGGAACGGGCGCGGGAGCAGGTGGAGCGGGCCGCCCGGTCTATGGCAGCCCAGGCCTTCCCGGAACTGGTGGGGGACGCCAAGGAAGAAGTGGTAGCCAATGTGGTGAATGAGGTGACAGGCCTGGGGCCCATTGAGCCGCTGCTTCTGGACTATTCGGTGTCAGAAGTCATGGTCAACGCTCCGGACCAGGTGTATTACGAGCGCGATGGGGTGATACATAAGAGCAGCGTGGCTTTTCGTGACGAAGCCCACATCTACCGGATCGTCGAACGGATTGTGGCGGTCCTGGGCCGGCACGTCGACGAAGGCTCCCCGCTGGTGGACGCCCGTCTCCAGGACGGCTCCCGCGTTAATATCATCATCCCGCCGCTGGCGCCTAGGAGCCCAACCATAACCATTCGAAAGTTCCGCGTAGACCGGTACGCCATGGACGATCTTATAGCCATCGGCACGCTATCGCGGGAGATGGCGGACTTCCTGGGCGGCTGCATCAAGGCGAAGATGAACGTGGTCATATCCGGCGGCTCCGGCTCCGGCAAGACAACCATGCTCAACGCCTTCTCCGCGTTCATTAACAACGGCGAGAGGGTGGTAACGGTGGAAGACCCCATTGAGCTGAGGCTTCAGCAGCAGCACGTGGTGCAGTTGGAGGCCCGCCCGCCGTCCATAGAGGGAAAGGGAGAGATAGGCCAGCGGGACCTGGTGCGCAACGCCCTGCGCATGAGGCCGGACCGCATCATCGTCGGCGAGGTGAGAGGGGCGGAGGCCTTCGACATGATGCAGGCCATGAACACGGGCCACGAAGGCTCTCTGACCACCGTCCACGCCAACTCGCCCAGGGACGCCCTGGCAAGGATAGAGAACATGACCATGATGGCGGGGTTCGATATGCCCGTGCGGGTGGTGCGAGAGCAGATGGCGTCGGCGCTGCACGTGATAGTGCAGCTGTCCAGGCTGGTGGACGGGACTCGCAAAATTGTGCAAGTGACGGAGGTGACAGGACTGGAGGGAAGCGTAGTGACGCTGCAGGACCTCTACATCTACAAGCAGACAGGCATTGAAGGCGGAAAGGCTGTAGGAGAGATGAGGGCCACCGGTCTGCGGCCAAAGTTCACCGAGCGTCTCCAGGCCTACGGCGTGAAGCTGTCCGAGAACATATTTAACACATCGAGGTGGGGATAG
- a CDS encoding type II secretion system F family protein — protein MLTMIAMLAFAAAALATMAVFRRKDDMVAVRVRATTQREASREREMSGGLMPRVVTPAGGKAGALLTRLLPQNIVRSIERQLIMANEPMSLHAFLTLCAGMALLAGLVVVYVMLSRPGMAPLQLLGMCLAIVPVPVMSPFIILRRRVRSRQKRITRDLPDALDLLVTSVEAGLGVDAAFVVVTERFKGPVSETFSLYLRQVGLGRSRRQALAYAAERTGVQDLVRISTSVSQAEQMGATLGDVLRTQAEDLREARKRRAQEAAQKAPVLITIPLVFCFLPAMAAVVIVPSMLKFISFVGDLGGG, from the coding sequence ATGCTGACAATGATAGCTATGCTGGCTTTCGCGGCGGCTGCGCTGGCGACCATGGCCGTGTTCAGGCGCAAGGATGACATGGTGGCGGTACGTGTCAGGGCCACGACGCAGAGGGAAGCGTCCAGAGAGCGGGAGATGTCCGGCGGGCTGATGCCCAGGGTTGTGACGCCGGCAGGGGGTAAAGCAGGCGCTCTCCTGACCAGGCTGCTGCCGCAAAACATAGTGCGAAGCATTGAAAGGCAGCTGATCATGGCCAACGAGCCTATGTCCCTGCACGCCTTTCTTACCCTATGCGCGGGGATGGCGCTGCTGGCAGGTCTGGTGGTTGTTTACGTGATGTTGTCCAGGCCCGGGATGGCGCCCTTGCAGCTTTTGGGAATGTGCCTGGCCATTGTCCCTGTGCCGGTAATGTCGCCATTCATCATCCTCAGAAGGCGGGTGCGGTCCCGTCAGAAGCGAATTACCCGGGACCTGCCGGACGCCCTGGACTTGCTGGTGACCAGCGTTGAGGCGGGACTTGGCGTGGATGCCGCCTTTGTGGTGGTGACGGAGCGGTTCAAGGGGCCGGTATCCGAGACCTTCTCGCTGTACCTGCGGCAGGTGGGGCTGGGCCGGTCGCGGCGGCAGGCGCTGGCTTATGCGGCGGAGCGGACGGGGGTCCAGGACCTGGTCCGCATATCCACCAGCGTGAGCCAGGCGGAGCAGATGGGCGCCACCCTGGGTGACGTGCTGCGCACCCAGGCGGAGGACCTCAGGGAGGCCAGGAAGCGGCGCGCGCAGGAGGCGGCGCAGAAAGCCCCGGTCCTGATTACCATACCGCTGGTGTTCTGCTTCCTGCCCGCCATGGCGGCGGTGGTGATTGTGCCTTCCATGCTTAAGTTCATCAGCTTCGTCGGCGATCTGGGAGGCGGCTAA
- a CDS encoding prepilin peptidase, giving the protein MKITRTTAWSQIQRWPLPEAAAGTALLAGFFAATAKDPGIYRSVLGLVYLDLLLFLAVYDIRTLRAPNRIVYPSLCLAAAASMTLGMGDAGEALLGGVAAFLTMFAIALAGRGAMGFGDVKVAALCGMAVGLKGVLPMLLVTFMTGGILAAVLLALRIRGRKDVVAFTPFMVGATAFCMFYQELYLWG; this is encoded by the coding sequence ATGAAGATCACCCGGACTACGGCCTGGTCTCAGATCCAACGCTGGCCTCTGCCGGAGGCGGCGGCCGGGACGGCGCTGCTGGCGGGTTTTTTCGCCGCCACCGCCAAGGACCCGGGGATATATAGGAGCGTCCTGGGGCTGGTGTACCTGGACTTGCTCCTATTCCTGGCGGTGTACGATATCCGGACCCTGCGGGCACCCAACCGCATAGTCTACCCGTCGTTATGCCTGGCGGCGGCGGCGTCCATGACGCTGGGGATGGGGGATGCCGGGGAGGCGCTCCTGGGAGGCGTGGCGGCATTTCTCACCATGTTCGCCATTGCGCTGGCAGGGCGGGGCGCTATGGGTTTTGGGGACGTAAAGGTAGCGGCGTTGTGCGGCATGGCGGTAGGGCTTAAAGGCGTGCTGCCCATGCTGCTGGTGACCTTCATGACCGGCGGCATACTGGCGGCGGTTTTGCTGGCGCTGAGGATTAGAGGGCGCAAGGACGTAGTGGCCTTCACACCCTTCATGGTGGGGGCAACGGCGTTTTGCATGTTTTACCAAGAACTTTACTTATGGGGATAA
- a CDS encoding DUF192 domain-containing protein: MRRVEVWGQYGVVCVAETAEDMWTRGWGLLGRRWLEERRGLWIRPCKSVHTFFMRFTIDVVYLTRDGTVCKTSTRLRPFRFSSGGREAHSVLELPAGTLDKLDVQVGDRLWMEVVEGAGNGVVYEVGSDEG, encoded by the coding sequence ATGCGCAGGGTGGAGGTGTGGGGGCAGTACGGGGTGGTCTGCGTAGCTGAGACGGCGGAGGACATGTGGACTCGAGGCTGGGGCCTGCTGGGAAGGAGGTGGCTGGAGGAGAGGCGAGGGTTGTGGATCAGGCCGTGCAAGTCTGTACACACGTTTTTTATGCGTTTCACCATTGACGTGGTTTACCTGACCAGAGATGGAACGGTGTGCAAGACCAGCACAAGGCTGCGGCCCTTTCGGTTCTCGTCCGGTGGGCGGGAGGCCCACAGCGTGCTGGAGCTGCCGGCGGGAACGCTGGATAAGCTGGACGTGCAGGTGGGGGACAGGCTGTGGATGGAGGTGGTGGAAGGGGCCGGCAACGGAGTGGTCTATGAAGTGGGGTCGGACGAGGGCTAG
- a CDS encoding methyltransferase domain-containing protein, translating into MVTPHSFIVPSDIEAYAAQHTTPLPPLLQELQDYTYKNVAAPMMLSGQLEGTLLQFLIRLSNAKRVLEIGMFTGFSAQMMAAALPDDGSVITCDIDPKAKQVAESFFRRSPHGKKIQVLLGPALQTLKDVKGPFDLVFIDADKENYTNYYELALQRLAPRGLIAVDNVLWSGRVLSPQRDSDRAIAAFNDYVQRDPRVTNVMLTIRDGLMLIQRV; encoded by the coding sequence ATGGTCACGCCTCACTCCTTCATCGTCCCGTCCGACATTGAAGCCTATGCGGCCCAGCATACCACGCCCCTTCCTCCCCTCCTCCAAGAGCTTCAGGACTATACCTACAAAAACGTCGCTGCGCCCATGATGCTCTCCGGCCAGCTTGAAGGCACTCTCCTCCAATTTCTTATTCGGCTCTCCAACGCCAAACGAGTCCTGGAGATAGGTATGTTCACCGGCTTCTCCGCCCAGATGATGGCCGCCGCCCTTCCAGACGACGGCAGCGTCATCACCTGCGACATTGACCCCAAGGCCAAGCAGGTTGCCGAAAGCTTTTTCCGCCGCAGCCCCCACGGCAAAAAAATTCAGGTCCTCCTCGGCCCCGCCCTCCAAACCCTCAAGGACGTTAAAGGCCCCTTCGACCTGGTCTTCATCGACGCCGACAAGGAGAACTACACCAACTACTACGAGCTCGCCCTGCAGCGGCTGGCCCCCAGGGGCCTCATCGCCGTCGACAACGTCCTATGGAGTGGACGCGTCCTCTCCCCACAGCGTGACAGCGACCGCGCCATCGCCGCCTTCAACGACTACGTCCAGCGTGATCCCCGCGTCACCAACGTAATGCTCACCATTCGAGACGGCCTTATGCTCATCCAGCGCGTCTGA